The Gammaproteobacteria bacterium sequence CCGACAGTTTGCCACGACCGATACCGACTTCTGGTCCCAGCTGCAGGGTGTGCTGGCCTGGGATACCGTCTCCGACGACCGCGTCCACACCACGGTACGCGACATCCTGCGCGACGTGGAGCGCCGCGGCGACGCCGCCGTGGTGGAGTACACCAACCGTTTCGACCGCATGCAGGTCACGTCGCTGGCCGAGCTGGAGATCCCGGCCGCGCGACTGACGCAGGCCCTCGACCGCATTCCCAGCGAACAGCGCACGGCCCTGGAGGTCGCGGCGCAGCGGCTGCGCATCTACGCGGAACGGCAGTGCCTGGAGTCCTGGACCTATACCGAGGACGACGGCACGCTGCTCGGTCAGCAGGTCACTGCACTGGACCGCGTCGGCCTGTATGTGCCGGGCGGCAAGGCGGCCTATCCCTCCTCGGTACTGATGAACGCCGTGCCCGCCAAGACCGCCGGTGTACCGGAGCTCATCATGGTGGTGCCGACGCCGGGCGGGGAGCTGAACGAACTGGTGCTGGCCGCCGCCGCCATCGCCGGTGTCGACCGCGTCTTTGCCATCGGCGGCGCGCAGGCGGTCGCGGCACTCGCCTACGGTACCGAGACCATCCCGCAGGTGGACAAGATCGTCGGCCCCGGCAACATCTATGTTGCCACCGCTAAGCGCATGGTATTCGGCACCGTCGGCATCGACATGATCGCCGGCCCCTCGGAGATTCTGGTGGTGTGCGATGGCGAGACCCCGGCGGACTGGATCGCCATGGACCTGTTCTCCCAGGCCGAGCACGACGAGGATGCGCAGGCGATCCTGGTAAGTACCAGCGCCGAATTTCTCACCGCGGTGCGTACCAGCATGGAACGGCTGCTGCCGACCCTGGAGCGCCGCGCCATCATCGAGACTTCGCTGTCGCAGCGCGGCGCGCTGTTGCTGGTGCGCGATCTCGATGAGGCGGTCGAGGTTGCCAATTTCATTGCGCCGGAGCACCTGGAGCTGTCGGTGGCCGATCCGCTGCCGCTGGTGAAGAAGATCCGGCACGCCGGTGCGATCTTCATGGGCCGCTACACCGCCGAGGCAGTCGGTGACTACTGCGCCGGCCCCAACCACGTACTGCCGACCGCGCGCACCGCACGCTTCTCCTCGCCGCTGGGCGTGTACGATTTCCAGAAGCGCTCGAGCCTGATCATGTGCTCGCCCGAAGGCGCCTCCGAACTCGGTAAGACCGCCTCCGTACTCGCCCGCGGCGAAGGCCTCACCGCCCACGCCAGTTCGGCGGAGTACCGCATACGCAAGAATTGATGCTCCGGGAGGGGAGTACTTCAACCGCGAAGGACGCGAAGGCGCGCAAAGGAAATTAACGGTCTTTGGCCACGGAAACACACGGAACAACACGGAAGAATTTTAAAGGCCCTCTGCAGAAGTCCAGCAAGCGGATGATCGCAAACGGGGTCGAGGTGAAAAAGCGGGGTTCATACGGAATACATGCGTATTCTTAACCGCCGTCCAACGCTGTGAGCGCCGCTGCAGAGGCTTTTGCGGAGGTTCCCTGAGCACAGTCTTTATTCCGTGTTGTTCCGTGTGTTTCCGTGGCCAAGGACGTGTTCTTGGAGTTCCCCTTCGTGTCCTTCGTGGTTGAAATGGGGTTTCGGAGTCTAAACAGAATGCCACGCGACAGCAGAGAAGACATCGAGCACTGGGTGCGGCCGGAGATCCGGGCGTTGACGGCCTATCATGTGCCCGATCCGGGGCAGTGCATCAAGCTGGACGCCATGGAGAATCCCTATGGCTGGCCGGACGAGTTGGTGGACGCGTGGCTGGAGCGTCTGCGCGGCGTGCCGCTCAACCGCTATCCTGACCCGACGGCGCGGCGCCTGCGGGACAGCCTGCGCGCGGCCATGGAGGTGCCGGCGGACATGGGCATCCTGCTCGGCAACGGGTCGGACGAACTCATCCAGATGATCGCGCAGACGGTTACGGCGCCGGGCCGGGCGATACTCGCGCCGGAGCCGAGCTTCGTGATGTACCGCCTGATCGCCCAGGTGACCGGCATGCGCTTCGTGGGCGTGCCGCTGGGTGACGATTTCGGTCTGGATCTGGACGCCATGCTGGAGGCCATCGAGCGGGAGCAGCCGGCGGTCGTGTTCCTCGCCTATCCGAACAATCCCACCGGCAATCTGTTCGACGCCGCTGCCGTGCGCCGCATCCTCGCCGCGGCGTCGGGCCTGGTGATCGTCGACGAGGCCTACGCCGCCTTCGCCGCCGACAGTTTCATGGGCACCCTCGGCAGTCATTCCAATCTGCTGGTGCTGCGGACGCTGTCGAAGACGGGACTGGCGGGACTGCGGCTCGGCCTGCTGGCCGGCCCGCCGGCGTGGCTGAATGAGATCGACAAGACACGCCTGCCGTACAACATCGGTGTGCTCAATCAGGCGAGCGCGGAATTTGCTCTGGAACACCGCTCGGTGCTGGATGCACAGACGGCGCGCATCCGCGCCGACCGGGCGACGCTGTTCGCGGCGCTGGCGGCGCTGCCCGGCCTGCAGGTCTATCCCAGTGAGGCAAATTTCATCCTCTTCCGCACGCCCGCCGGCCGCGCCGACACCGTCTTCGCCGGCCTGCGGGAACGTGGCGTGCTGATCAAGAATCTGAGTGCCGTTGGCGGTGCGCTGCACGATTGTCTGCGTGTGACGGTCGGGACGCCGGCGGAGAACGCGGCCTTCCTCGCGGCGCTGCGCGCGTCGCTGTGAGTGGTCGGCAGGCGCATGCCGGGGGTCCCCGCAGGACTCAGCGCGATGCGTTCGGGCGCTGACCGATCAC is a genomic window containing:
- the hisC gene encoding histidinol-phosphate transaminase, whose product is MPRDSREDIEHWVRPEIRALTAYHVPDPGQCIKLDAMENPYGWPDELVDAWLERLRGVPLNRYPDPTARRLRDSLRAAMEVPADMGILLGNGSDELIQMIAQTVTAPGRAILAPEPSFVMYRLIAQVTGMRFVGVPLGDDFGLDLDAMLEAIEREQPAVVFLAYPNNPTGNLFDAAAVRRILAAASGLVIVDEAYAAFAADSFMGTLGSHSNLLVLRTLSKTGLAGLRLGLLAGPPAWLNEIDKTRLPYNIGVLNQASAEFALEHRSVLDAQTARIRADRATLFAALAALPGLQVYPSEANFILFRTPAGRADTVFAGLRERGVLIKNLSAVGGALHDCLRVTVGTPAENAAFLAALRASL
- the hisD gene encoding histidinol dehydrogenase; this encodes MLQIRQFATTDTDFWSQLQGVLAWDTVSDDRVHTTVRDILRDVERRGDAAVVEYTNRFDRMQVTSLAELEIPAARLTQALDRIPSEQRTALEVAAQRLRIYAERQCLESWTYTEDDGTLLGQQVTALDRVGLYVPGGKAAYPSSVLMNAVPAKTAGVPELIMVVPTPGGELNELVLAAAAIAGVDRVFAIGGAQAVAALAYGTETIPQVDKIVGPGNIYVATAKRMVFGTVGIDMIAGPSEILVVCDGETPADWIAMDLFSQAEHDEDAQAILVSTSAEFLTAVRTSMERLLPTLERRAIIETSLSQRGALLLVRDLDEAVEVANFIAPEHLELSVADPLPLVKKIRHAGAIFMGRYTAEAVGDYCAGPNHVLPTARTARFSSPLGVYDFQKRSSLIMCSPEGASELGKTASVLARGEGLTAHASSAEYRIRKN